A region of Falco peregrinus isolate bFalPer1 chromosome 13, bFalPer1.pri, whole genome shotgun sequence DNA encodes the following proteins:
- the TBX22 gene encoding T-box transcription factor TBX22, whose amino-acid sequence MALSSRAHAFSVEALVGRAAKRKVPDGRDEERGAGGRESRAAPEPEKRPKAGAESREAGAGAQVELQGSELWRRFHEIGTEMIITKAGRRMFPSVRVKVRGLEPLKQYYIAIDVVPVDSKRYRYVYHSSQWMVAGNTDHSCITPRLYIHPDSPCSGETWMRQIISFDRVKLTNNEMDDKGHIILQSMHKYKPRVHVIAQDSRFDLAQIQSLPAEGVQTFSFQETEFTTVTAYQNQQITKLKIDRNPFAKGFRDPGRNRGVLDGLLETYPWRPPLALDFKAFGADSPGGSSSSSPVTSSGGTPSPLNPLLSPSCSPPTFHLSASNIGVSCPESYLHNLNLPLYYKICPTSFLRQQSLILPSHEKLGGTDPHLLPHFMVDMPKLSSLGIANLKNAKAEDLNGQCLQVPSSASQMLYGLHASGNIFPSSPIAREALNCSLHPPYGLCGYNFSVPSRLMNAASHFKVSDSIPASLRDGRCNHSNWHPTINHCL is encoded by the exons aTGGCGCTCAGCTCCCGGGCTCACGCCTTCTCGGTGGAAGCGCTGGTGGGACGCGCGGCCAAGAGGAAGGTGCCGGATGGGCGCGACGAGgagcgcggggccggcggccgggAGAGCCGCGCAGCGCCGGAGCCGG AGAAGCGGCCCAAGGCCGGGGCCGAGAGCCGGgaggcgggggccggggcgcagGTGGAGCTGCAGGGCTCCGAGCTCTGGCGGAGGTTCCATGAGATCGGCACCGAGATGATCATCACCAAGGCCGGCAG GAGGATGTTCCCGTCGGTCAGGGTGAaggtgagggggctggagccgcTGAAGCAGTACTACATCGCCATCGACGTCGTCCCGGTGGACTCCAAGAGATACCG TTACGTCTATCACAGCTCGCAGTGGATGGTGGCGGGGAACACGGACCACTCCTGCATCACCCCCCGGCTCTACATCCACCCCGACTCCCCCTGCTCGGGGGAGACCTGGATGAGGCAAATCATCAGTTTCGACCGGGTGAAGCTCACCAACAACGAGATGGACGACAAGGGGCAC ATCATCCTGCAGTCCATGCACAAGTACAAGCCCCGCGTCCACGTTATCGCCCAGGACTCTCGCTTCGATCTGGCGCAGATCCAGTCGCTGCCGGCCGAGGGGGTGCAGACCTTCTCCTTCCAGGAGACCGAATTCACCACCGTGACGGCCTACCAAAACCAGCAG ATCACCAAGCTGAAGATCGACAGGAATCCCTTCGCCAAAGGTTTTCGGGACCCCGGGAGGAACAG GGGGGTCCTGGACGGGCTCCTGGAGACCTACCCCTGGCGGCCCCCCCTCGCCCTGGACTTCAAGGCTTTCGGCGCAGACAGCCCGG gcGGGAGCTCCAGTTCTTCACCGGTGACCTCGAGCGGTGGGACGCCCTCTCCTCTGAACCCCTTGCTCTCTCCGTCGTGCTCCCCTCCTACGTTTCACTTGTCAGCAAGCAACATTGGTGTGTCGTGCCCTGAGAGCTACCTACACAACCTCAACCTGCCCCTCTACTACAAGATTTGTCCTACAAGCTTCTTAAGACAACAGTCTCTCATTTTGCCAAGCCACGAAAAACTGGGAGGCACCGACCCGCATCTTTTACCCCACTTCATGGTGGATATGCCCAAACTGTCCTCCCTCGGCATAGCCAATCTGAAAAACGCTAAAGCTGAAGACTTAAACGGGCAGTGTCTACAAGTACCCAGTTCTGCTAGTCAAATGCTGTATGGATTACATGCATCTGGAAACATTTTCCCATCAAGTCCCATTGCTCGGGAAGCACTTAATTGTTCCTTACATCCTCCATATGGCTTGTGTGGCTATAACTTCTCTGTGCCATCTAGACTGATGAATGCAGCGAGCCATTTCAAAGTGAGTGACAGCATTCCGGCTTCTCTGAGAGATGGCAGATGTAATCACTCTAACTGGCACCCGACAATTAACCATTGCCTTTAG